Within the Candidatus Saccharibacteria bacterium oral taxon 488 genome, the region TTTCAAATACTTCTTTTTCATGTGTCGCGTAGCCCTTGACTGAGTTAACCAGGTTTGGAATCAAGTCAGTCCGGCGTTTGAGCTGGACAGTGATATCACTCCACGCTTCCTCGACGCGGTTACGCAGTGTCACCAGTCTGTTGTACGTACCGATCAAAAACGCCACGATCAGAACGATAACGACACCAACGATAATTAAGGTTATTATTACTGCATCCATGTTCTATTCTCCTTATGGTTAGTACCTTATACACATAATTATACCATACACACGAGTCGTATAGTGGCAAAATCATGCCAACTCATTGTTGACACGCAGCTCATCATAGTCGTATACTTATTCATATAAATCATATTTATATGAAAGAAAGGAATTATATGACAAAACCAAAGAGTAGACATGCTTGGACAGTCAAGGTTGGCGAACGCGGGCAAATTGTGATACCCAAAGAGGCACGAGATATTTTTAATATCAAGCCTGGCGATACACTTATCATGCTCGGCGACAAGCAGCAAGGAATTGCTATTCCGACTAAGAATAAAGTCATTGATACAATCACCGCCGTACTCAATGATACGGAGATAAAATCATGAATGCAATCACTGCGACCAACTTAACAAAACGCTACGGTGACTTTGTCGCAGTCGACAGCCTTAATCTATCAATTGAAAAGGGTGAGTTATTTTCACTACTTGGTGTCAATGGTGCGGGTAAGACGACATTGATTAAAATGTTATCTTGCTTAAGCCAACCAACACAAGGTGATGCTATTTTACTCGGCAATAGTATTACCGAAAAACCTCAGGCAGTCAAACAGATGATCAACGTTTCACCGCAAGAAACTGCTGTAGCTGGTAATTTATCAGTCCGCGAGAATCTCGAACTGATCGCTGGACTCTACGGACAATCTGCTCATAACGCCAGTGAGAGCGCCTCGCGTATGGCAAGCCAATTCAAGCTCGAAACTGTCGAACATAAAAAAGCTAAGCATTTGTCTGGCGGCATGCAGCGACGCCTGTCGATCGCCATGGCGCTCATCTCAAATCCAAAAATATTATTCATTGACGAACCAACGCTAGGTCTTGATATTTTTTCGCGCCATGAGCTATGGGAGGCGATCAAGTTGCTCAAAGGTACAGTGACGACACTACTAACAACCCACTATCTCGAGGAAATTGAAGCGTTGTCTGATCGTGTTGGCGTCATGGCACGCGGCAAGCTCGTGGCAATCGGTACAGTGGCAGAACTGCAAAAACAAACCAATACGCGCACTCTCGAGGATGCGTTCGTAGCACTTGTAGGAGATATTCGATGAGATCATTACTATTTGCTAAACGCTGTACAAAAGAAGCTGTACGCGATCCGATCAATCTATTCTTTGGATTGGTCTTTCCGCTCGTTTTACTTGGACTGCTCTCTATTATAAACGCCAGCATTCCCGCCGAAGCCAATAATACTATGTTTGCTATCAAAAATTTGGCACCAGGTATCGCAATGTTCGGTACGGCATTCCTAGCACTATTCTCAGGTATGCTCCTAGCAAAAGACCGAACGTCATCATTCCTGATGCGTCTGTTTACCTCGCCTATGACAGCCCGAGATTTTATCATTGGATACACAATTCCGATGATTATCATTGCTACCATGCAGGCAGTGATTACCCTCGTTATCGCCTGCTTTATCGGGCTCGACTTTTCAGTACACATTCTTGGGGCAATCGTTATTACAACGGTAACGTCGCTTCTATTTGTTGGATGTGGGTTATTCTTCGGCAGTCTCATTAACGAGCGAGCAGTTGGCGGTATATGTGGCGCCCTGCTCACCAATGTCGCTGGCTGGCTGTCGGGCGTATTTGTCCCGGTTGATCTCATCGGTGGTGGTTTTAAAATGGTTGCGGAAGCACTGCCATTTTACCACAGTGTTGCCGCCATTAAAGGCAGCACTGAGGGGAATTGGCAAGTCATCACACCACATCTACTGATTGTTTTGTGTTATACCACCGTTATCTTTACACTCGCCATCTATATCTTTCGGCGAAAGATGACCGGACGAAACACTTAATTTATCTGGGTCTGGCGCCCTAGAATTCAACTATCCATAACGAAAGCCGCCCTTTATCGGCGGCTTTTGTAACAATTGTGGTGCGCGAGGCGGGAATCGAACCCGCACGACTTTTGGTCAAGGGATTTTAAGTCCCTCGCGTCTACCAATTCCGCCACTCGCGCATACCTCCATAGTATACTATATTTATAAAGTAAAATGTACACCCTACGCGCCAATATGGTGTAGATAGTTGGCCTAAGAACGAGATGACACTGGCATCTTGCTGCCCAGTATACCAAACGAAAAGTCTGCCAAAGAAATTCACCTACTACATAATAAAGACGACTGTACTTTTTTACTTTATTGACGCTTTTATTTTGAAAACTAAGCAAGAAAAACAGTAAACTTTTCTCGATTTACTATCTCAAAAATTGTTCTATTCAATGAAGCAATCTGTTATGTTTCATCATCTTTGTGCCTCCTGTATCCATCAATACCACAATAATATCATTGACAATCATTTATATAAATGTTGCTGTCAAATTCCAGTGTGACGCGCTGTAGCTTACCCTCATTTTACATACTACATCTGAAATGCCGTTATCCAAAAACATATTCCGGCTATAAGTGAGATCGGAGTCATAACATATTTTTCTTTCTTACTTTTTGAAATCATGTTCATAATCGTATTCAAAGTTAGGTAAGCGGCGAAGAAGAGACAAATATATTTGGTAACCGTAAAAGGCAACCATAAGGAAATAAAACCCCCGGCTTGCAAAATAATGATCATTGCAAAAATTTGGATAACCACCGAAATGACTGCCATAACTCTCAATTTCTTAGGTAAGATTTTATGTTGTCCACCCATGGTAAATTCGCCCAAAGGCAAGCCGCAAGCAACAAGAACGGTCATAGTTGCTATAATTCCAAATAATACTGCACCTGATATTGAAAACATAACTCAATATTCTCCCTTCGCAAAATACAAAAATTCAGTTACAAATTCAACTTTATTTCACTCAATATTTTTATTTATAATTATAGCTCTCCAAGAGAGCTTTTATCGACAATCCTGGAGGCACGTACGAGAGTCGAACTCGTCTAAAAGGTTTTGCAGACCTCTGCGTAACCGCTCCGCCAACGCGCCGCTCTGTTACATTTGGTGCGAGCGAGAAGACTTGAACTTCCACGAGCGTAATGCTCACTAGCCCCTCAAGCTAGCGCGTCTACCAATTCCGCCACGCCCGCATGACCACCTACCATTATACCTGATTACGGTGTTTTGTAAACGGATTCGCGGCGAACTGTCCAGTAGATCACGTCAGCAAACCGATCGGTGGGATATACCAACCGCATTGACTTATCAAGCGCCGACACGGAACGCAAGTGAATGTAGTCCAGTTGCACTTGATATAGTGCGAGGGCCGGCACATCGGACTGCCAATGCTTGGTAAACGCTTGGTATTTGCTAACTCGCTGCTTAGCACTCCGTTTGGCACGACCAGCTGCGAGGGCATCATCAGCTACGGCGCTATTATAATTAGCAAAATTGAGACCGCCTTGATTGGCCTGTGACGAATGCCAATAGGCAAAGACATCGGCGTCACCGCCCAGCACCAACTCATACAATAGCACATCAAAACCGCGCGGCCGCAGGACGGACTGCAAAACGTTCTGCGAGGCATCATTTGGATCAACCACCCGCAAGTCAACGGTGATATGCAGCGTTTCCTGCCAGACTTTTACGAGTTCACGCGCAATAGTTTCAAAATCAGAGCCCTTGAGCGTCACGAACGACAGTTGCAAAACCTGCTCGCCCTTTTTACGCTGATTACCAACCACCTTCCATCCTTCTTCGTCCAGTAACTTTTTTGCTGCTTCTGTGTCATACGGCAAACGACCGGCCAGTTGCCCGTCCACTTGGTCGTCAAAAATTGGGCCATGTAGCGGCTTCCTCGCAAAGGCAAACTTCTCGCGCAGCGCCTGGGTATTAATCGATTGGACCAGTGCTTGCCGAACTTTGCGCGAGCTCACTACTTCGCTTTGGGTATTAAACAGTGCGTAGACACCATCGTTAATCGCATACGACTGCGATGCGTACATGTGGCGAATCTGCTCCGACTGTGCCGTATAAGATAATTCCGGTGTTGCCATAATTTCGCTTGTCTTGAGGCCCTTGGTGATCTCGTCCCGCGTCGGGTATACATACAGCTGAAAGCGATCCAGCTTTGGCGCGCCATGATGATACTGCGAGTTAGCCACGAGGTGAAGCACTTTTTTCGACCCATCAGCATTGGCATTCTGTAGAATCCGCATAGCAAACGGCCCAGAGGTCACGGGCGACTTACCATAACCATGCTCGCGGAGCTCGGCCGGATTAACTTCACTGAGACTGTGTTGAGGCAAAATCGGAAAGGTGAGCGCATGCATAAATGGTGCGTACGGGGCCGGCAGGGTAAATTGCACTGTCCGCTCGTCAACCTGCTTGACGTTGATCGACTGCCAGCCGGTAATCGCTGCTTGTGTCCGTGCATCCTTGAGTAAATTAACCGTAAACACCACGTCGCGAGCATCCAGCGGCGCTCCATCTGACCACTTGAGATTACGGCGCAATTTGACCGTGTACTCGGTCTCGGCCTCATTGACTGTGACCGACTCAGCGAGGTCGCCCTTGATGTGTCCGGTCGTATCATAGTTGTAGAGACTCGCAAACATCAATCGGGCCGCTGACTTTTCGGCACTACTACGAGCAAAGATTGGATTAAGCGTCTCTAGCGGACCTAGTACACCCTCTGAATATGAACCACCGCTAGTCGGCGCATTATTATTGGCATACAACTCGCGAAACGATAGCCACTGCACCATACTGACCGTAATTAACAAAATAACCAGAAAGATCCATCCCAAGACATGTCGCTTAACTCCAGCCAAATGTTCGAGGCGCAAGGAGATAAACGTATGCGCGTGACGCAGGGTCGTCTTGGTTAGTTTCTGCGCCCGTCCATCGAGGTCTTTCGTTGTGAAGTCCAGCCGCAGAAATTTTTTCCAAGATGATTTTTTTGTGTCCAAGATATACCCCTAGCCCTTCAGACTCGGCAGTACCATACTCGCCAAGATCGACAGTACGAATACGACAGCAAACACAATGGTCACATCAAACAAATTCTTGTCAAAACCTCGCCGCGTGGTGAACAGCTCGCCCGACGAGCCAAAGCCTGCGCCGAGGCTGGCACCACGCTGCTGCAGCAATATGGCAATGATCATCAAAACGGCTGATCCTAATGTGACATACGGCAAAATAGTATCAAGTGACATGCTTTCTCCTTATTCTGGCGCCGGCTTGATAACGAAGGCGCTACTTACTATATAGTTTACCAGACTGAGTATGATTCCGGCAAGAATTGACGAGCCAAAACTCATGGATAATCCCGGCGCCAGTGCCAACGATATATACACCATGATGCCATTAACCACCAGCGTAAATAAGCCGAGCGTCAGTAAGATCGCCGGTAGCGACAAGATGACAACGATCGGTTTTAAGATAGAGTTGACGATCGAAAAGATTAAACCGGCGAGGATAAACGTTGCCGTCGTCTCAACCACTGGCTCACTCGTCCCGAGAAGCCGCACCGCCACCCAGATACCAACAGAATTAAGTACCCACCTGACAAAAAATATTGCAAATTGTCGTCTCATGACTACATTTCATTATATCATAACGCTAGCAAGCGCCGTCGACTACCTTGCGCTCAGTGCTCTTGATGTGCATCTGGAGCTGCTGTCGACTACTCGTCCCCTCAATGCAGATCGCGGCCGGCGTCGAACCAGACGGCGGGATTGTTCGTACAGTGATTACGATATCTGGCGAGCCACTCTTGAACGACTGCGGCAATGTCGTTGGGTATGACCCTTTGAAGTTTTTTTCCTGTTCCGCCGCTGATAATGCATTCTGAAGATCCGATGTTATAGCTTTACGCACCGTCTCTTTGCGCCACCCGTTATAACTGACGAGACCGATGCCCGCCAAGATACCAATAACCACAACGACAATTAGTATTTCTATGACGGTAAATCCATACTTGCGACTCATACTTATGATGATAGCATAAGCTTAATCTTTTTCGCTAGCTCTTTATCCACGATTTTTTCCAGGTCGGTGAGTAAGGCATTCCGTATACGGCTGATGCTGCCAAACTTTTTCAATAATTTGGCGCGAGTTTTTGGCCCCACACCAGGAATTTCCTCCAGCTGATTTTTCGTTTGCTGCTGACGCTTCAGTGCCGTGTGGTAGCTCACCGCAAAGCGGTGCGACTCGTCACGGATGCGCTGAAACAGTTTGACGATGTCAGTTGTCGCAAGGGTATTCTCGTCCGCCATCGGACGTTCGTTGCGAGTTTGTTCCATGCTAGCTCGCAGGTTTTTTGAATGCGAACCGGCGTTACGCTGACTTGGGTGTAAATTCACTACATAAATATCACCGTCTTCGTGAATCATAATATCCGTCCGTGGCTGCGACCGCATTTGCTCAATAAACGCCGTATCAATTTGCGAACCAGTTTTATGCACCAGTAGTTCCTCCTCGCGCTTGGCGATACTGACAATCGGCACAGTGGCGCCACGCTCATCGCGCGCTTTGATGGCCGCCGCTAGCTGACCTTTGCCGCCATCAATGAGCAGCAAATCAGGACGACCCCAGCTTTTTAAATGACGCTCACTCAGCCGGCGAAAAATTGTTTGATACATATTACCAGTGTCATCATTTTTCTCACTGACTTTGAATTTGCGGTACTCCGCCCGGTCGCTCGCGCCATTGGTAAACACCACCATGCTGGCGACAACCTGCTGGCCGCTCATGTGCGAAATGTCATAACCCTCAATGCGTGCTGGGATATCTTTTAGGCCCAATAATTTTGCCAAATCAGCCAGCGCCTTGTCTTTAGAAATATCCAAAAACTCTTTGTCGCCAAAACAAACCCGCCGCTGCAACTCCTGCATGGCGCGCAGCTTATTGCGAAGATCAGCCGCCCTCTCAAAATCATGCAGCCCAGCTGCCGTTTTCATGTCGCGCTCCAACTCGGCGGCAATGGCTTTACGATTACCTTTGATGTAGCTGATGAGCTTGCGCAAAGTGGCTTTGTAGGCGACTGGTCCATCACTCAATCGCGGACTCAAGCCCAAATCTTCATCCAATTTCGACTGTCCCGGCCGGCGCTGCCTGGTCAAATAGGGGAAAACCCGCCGCAAATAGCGCAGCGCTTTTTTCAAAGCAAAGCCATTATAGAACGGGCCAACATATTCCGCCCCATCATCAGCTGGATTGCGCGTAAAACTGACGGTCGGCCACTCGCTTTTCATGTCGATTCGCACATACATCTGCGATTTATCATCGCGCAGCAGCACATTATAGCGCGGCATATAACGTTTGACCATCTCGCTCTCCAAAAACAACGCATCAACTTCGCTCTCGGTCTCAATCCAATCGGTATCAGCAATTTCCGCCACCAACGCCATGGTTTTATTGTCCCGCCCGCGCGAATCCTGAAAATACTGGCGCACGCGATTTTTCAGCACCGCCGCCTTGCCCACATAAATAATCTCGCCGCTGGCTGACTTGTGAAAATAGACACCGGGAGTGCGGGGTAAGGTTTTGAGTTTTTGTTGCAACCGTTTATTCACAGTATCATTATAACTTATACAGACAGTCAAGCCTTACCGACGATGCCGCTTAGTACGCCATCCAGCTCGCCCTGAGCAAGTCGTATCGCCCACTCTTGACGCTCAAGGAGTGATAACAATCCAGCCTTTAGCCCAAACCAACCCAACTTCTTCCTAGCTGCGGCAACTTTTTGAGATTGCTTCAAAAATGCGAGGTACTGTTCACGATAAGCCGCTGGAATATCTGAAATTTTACCGTTTGGCATAATAATACCTGTCAACGCCGCAACTTTTTCTTCATCTTTTGGACGCAGGCCAGTGCTTGAGCGACACCCGTACGCTCCTAGTTGAGCAACTGGATTAGGTATAGCACATACCGTCTCGCCACCTCTCTTGACAAGCCATTGCTCAAGACTAGCTGAAGGAATTTCCGTCTCAATACCGCTTAGGCGCCAATATAGACGACCTTCATTATCAACATAACGATCGCCGACAAAATCAAATATACCGCGACGATTCTTTTCGTATGGATGAAGTCCAAATGCTGAAACTACCAACTTATCACCGATAGCGTCAGCAATTTTCTGTCGACAGCCCTTTACAACAGTCTTATCTGTGCTTTGCACTAATGTATCAAGGTCTCGCACCGTACCATTTTCGCGTAAACACGGTAAGCACACGCCGCTAGGCAGATAAACAACGTGATTGTCCCAATCAATTTCGGCAGAGTTGGTAACTGCATGCAAACCTAGCCCGCCGACAACGTTATACGGGACTTCGCAATCTTCCATTCTGTCATGAAAACCGCGCGCTACAAGCAGTGAGTAGACATTTTCTGAAGTTTTACCCATAATACAACTCTTTCTATCTATTGTAAATCATTTACATTAGCTATTTTTAACAAATATTTTTCCAAAAACTCGCTCCACTCCGGCGCATTCTTCTCGCGGAAATAATGGCGTAAGAAATCAACCATAATTTGCTGGCGGTTTTCTGCCTCTATTCGTCCTGGCTCGGTCAGCATCAAGTCTTTCAGTTTCAGCAGCTTTTCAAAGAAATGATTGATAAAGCCGTCGGTATCGTGGGTATTGCCGTCAGCATTATACTCGTGCGCCGCCAGATTAACATTCGGCCAGACCGCGGGGTCAAAAATCCGCCCGCCGTGATGGCAAGCATAAACCAACGCCCGCTCAATCCCAACTGCACCAATAGCGTCGCACATGTCGGCGTCAGACACAATTTGACCCGCCAGCCGCTGTGGTTGCCTGCCGTTCAGCCGTTTGCTATAACCAATCGCCGCAATATTTTCCAGCACCGCCTGACTTAGACTATTAACTACTTCTGCCTGCGCCATAATTTTTACTGCGTTCGTTAATTTCTCTGCCTGCGCCTTGCCGACTAGTTTATAGTCGTCGACGTCATGCAGCCAAGCCGTCAGCAGCACTTCTTGCAGATCCACTGATTCGCTGCATTCGCTAGCAAAACGCTCCGCCAGCAGCGCCACTCGCTCAACGTGATCATCAGCATGGCCTGATGGATCGCCGCCTAATATATCACGCACTTTATTTTTTATTGTCTCAAGTTGAGCTATCTGCCGTTCGTCCATAAGCTTATTGTATCACCCATGCAGGTCTCGACCCACTAAACTATTTTCATTTTAGCCAAGAGGCGCTATAGTAGTGATGTGAAAACAACTGTCAAAAGAAAAGTACCTGAATTTATCAAGCGATCACTGGGACGAATTCCACGATTACCAACGCCAGAACCCATTTGGCAATTAGATAAAATCGACGAGAGCCTGACGCCAAATATGCGAGCGCTGCGGATGACGATGACAATCGCCGAGGAATTATTAGCAATGGGGGTGGCTGCTCGGGACGTGGTACATATGGCGCTAGGGATCACTGGCACATACTGCAGGCGACGGGTTCATATTGATATCAGCTCAACGCTCATTACCATATCTCAAGATCGCGGTACCGAACGTGAACCACTCACATTAGTGCGGACGATTACCTTAAAATACGTTAATTACCAGACAATTCAGGCATTGCAAAACCTCGCCCTCACAATCCGTGACCATCATTTACCACTGGCCGAAGCTGAAAAACGCACTGAGGAATTATTAGCAGGCTCACGAGAGCACTCGCGCTGGATCGTCTGCCTAGCAGGCGGTAGCGTGTCAATGGGCGTGGTGATTTTATTTAACGGCTCGATCCTGATGAGCGGACTGGCGTTTGTGATGGGCTTTGTGGCGACGGCGACGATGAGGATTCTGGACAAATGGGGCCTCGCAACATTTTACCTCCAAATCATTACCGCACTCCTAATCACCCTGGCGGCGGGTGCTGCCCAGTGGCTGAATGGCTGGCTGGGCTGGCAAGTTGATACGACGATGCTGGTGATCAGCGGTATCGTGCTGTTGGTGGCGGGGCTGATGATCGTTGGCGCTTTTCAGGATGCGATTGATGAATATTATGTAACAGCAAATGCCCGACTGCTGCGGGTAACTATGGCGACGATGGGTATTGTTGTCGGTGTAATGACCGGGCTATATATTATTCAGCGATTTGGGATTAGCTTTCCGGCTACACCAGATCGGCTGGGGCTAGCGGCAGATATACGAGCGCAATACTTGGGGGCGCTGATCATTGCCGCAGGTTTCGCGGCTGGCAATCACGCGCGTTTGTTCGGAATGCTGATTGCCGGCGGTGTCGGTGTGTTGGGGTGGTGGATATCGAGTGCACTCGTTGGGCCGCTCGGAGTCGTTATCGCAAGTGGCGTTGCTGCAACAGTTGTTGGACTGATGTCGGTGCTATTATCCCGACTATGGCGCTTTCCTTCAGTGGCCATTATCGCTGCTGGCATCGTGCCGCTGGTGCCGGGCTTATCGCTCTACAACGGCTTGATGGGGGTGATCGAAAATCCACCGACCGACCCTGAATTTTTACTGTCCCTAGCGATATTGGCGCGAGCTATCATGATCGGCGTGGCCATCGCCATCGGTGCATCGCTTGGTAATATGATCGGCCGACCAGTACGGCGCGGTATGATTCGCTGGTATAATAAGCTCCTGCGACGACGAGAGATAAAAGTTCAATAAAGTACGCGCAAATTTTATTTCAAGACTACACACTCGTCGCCCAGTGTCTGACGCAGCTGACTCATGAGCTGATCGCCAGCCTCAACACGAAACGGCATGCGCATGGCAGACTTATTTGCCTCACCCAGCACCAACACCACGTCAGTCGCACCAGCGTATTCGGAGCAGAGCGACTTGAGTGCTACTAGTTTATCATGGTCGCTCGGGTTTTTGATATGAAGAAATAGCTTTTCTGTCTCGGGCACGGCGTGCGTGGCTGCTGGATGCGGTGGCGTGTTTGTCGTGTCGGCCGGTGTTGACTTCATGTTCGTCCCTTTCGCTGTCGATACTCGGGCTGCGCCTGCTCGCTGAGTCGTTTGAGTTCGAAATGCCGTACGCCGCTCTTGCTTGACCTTGCTACTCATCTTTGGCGCTTCCATTTTACGGCCAGTCGACTGATACTGCCGGAGGTCATCGTCAGAAATCAGTTCAATTTCATCAGCAATCATCTTGCTCTCTGATCCCAAATTACCATCCCGATCGCGGGCTGAGTTTTTGCCGGTCACCCGAATGACAGCGTCCTGGACGAGCTTGGCGCCGACTTGCTCATACAAATTCGGAAAGACGATAACTTCGCCTTCGCCAAACTTATCTTCGATCCCAACGAATGCCATCTTGCTGCCTGACTTGGTAACGATGGTGCGCACGGTCGTGATAATACCGCCGATCGTCATCAGGCGACCGTCGTATTCTGGCACTAACTGCGTTAATGGCTGCGCCTGCTCGCTGAGATATGTTTCATACGCATCGAGCGGATGCGCCGAAATATACAGCCCCATCAGCTCGCGCTCCCACATCAACCGCTCTTTGTTGGTATGTTTGGCCGGCGCTG harbors:
- a CDS encoding prepilin-type N-terminal cleavage/methylation domain-containing protein, with the protein product MSRKYGFTVIEILIVVVVIGILAGIGLVSYNGWRKETVRKAITSDLQNALSAAEQEKNFKGSYPTTLPQSFKSGSPDIVITVRTIPPSGSTPAAICIEGTSSRQQLQMHIKSTERKVVDGAC
- a CDS encoding AbrB/MazE/SpoVT family DNA-binding domain-containing protein, which encodes MTKPKSRHAWTVKVGERGQIVIPKEARDIFNIKPGDTLIMLGDKQQGIAIPTKNKVIDTITAVLNDTEIKS
- a CDS encoding threonine/serine exporter family protein, with the translated sequence MKTTVKRKVPEFIKRSLGRIPRLPTPEPIWQLDKIDESLTPNMRALRMTMTIAEELLAMGVAARDVVHMALGITGTYCRRRVHIDISSTLITISQDRGTEREPLTLVRTITLKYVNYQTIQALQNLALTIRDHHLPLAEAEKRTEELLAGSREHSRWIVCLAGGSVSMGVVILFNGSILMSGLAFVMGFVATATMRILDKWGLATFYLQIITALLITLAAGAAQWLNGWLGWQVDTTMLVISGIVLLVAGLMIVGAFQDAIDEYYVTANARLLRVTMATMGIVVGVMTGLYIIQRFGISFPATPDRLGLAADIRAQYLGALIIAAGFAAGNHARLFGMLIAGGVGVLGWWISSALVGPLGVVIASGVAATVVGLMSVLLSRLWRFPSVAIIAAGIVPLVPGLSLYNGLMGVIENPPTDPEFLLSLAILARAIMIGVAIAIGASLGNMIGRPVRRGMIRWYNKLLRRREIKVQ
- the secG gene encoding preprotein translocase subunit SecG; this encodes MSLDTILPYVTLGSAVLMIIAILLQQRGASLGAGFGSSGELFTTRRGFDKNLFDVTIVFAVVFVLSILASMVLPSLKG
- a CDS encoding GIY-YIG nuclease family protein gives rise to the protein MNKRLQQKLKTLPRTPGVYFHKSASGEIIYVGKAAVLKNRVRQYFQDSRGRDNKTMALVAEIADTDWIETESEVDALFLESEMVKRYMPRYNVLLRDDKSQMYVRIDMKSEWPTVSFTRNPADDGAEYVGPFYNGFALKKALRYLRRVFPYLTRQRRPGQSKLDEDLGLSPRLSDGPVAYKATLRKLISYIKGNRKAIAAELERDMKTAAGLHDFERAADLRNKLRAMQELQRRVCFGDKEFLDISKDKALADLAKLLGLKDIPARIEGYDISHMSGQQVVASMVVFTNGASDRAEYRKFKVSEKNDDTGNMYQTIFRRLSERHLKSWGRPDLLLIDGGKGQLAAAIKARDERGATVPIVSIAKREEELLVHKTGSQIDTAFIEQMRSQPRTDIMIHEDGDIYVVNLHPSQRNAGSHSKNLRASMEQTRNERPMADENTLATTDIVKLFQRIRDESHRFAVSYHTALKRQQQTKNQLEEIPGVGPKTRAKLLKKFGSISRIRNALLTDLEKIVDKELAKKIKLMLSS
- a CDS encoding ATP-binding cassette domain-containing protein, which produces MNAITATNLTKRYGDFVAVDSLNLSIEKGELFSLLGVNGAGKTTLIKMLSCLSQPTQGDAILLGNSITEKPQAVKQMINVSPQETAVAGNLSVRENLELIAGLYGQSAHNASESASRMASQFKLETVEHKKAKHLSGGMQRRLSIAMALISNPKILFIDEPTLGLDIFSRHELWEAIKLLKGTVTTLLTTHYLEEIEALSDRVGVMARGKLVAIGTVAELQKQTNTRTLEDAFVALVGDIR
- a CDS encoding phage holin family protein, giving the protein MRRQFAIFFVRWVLNSVGIWVAVRLLGTSEPVVETTATFILAGLIFSIVNSILKPIVVILSLPAILLTLGLFTLVVNGIMVYISLALAPGLSMSFGSSILAGIILSLVNYIVSSAFVIKPAPE
- a CDS encoding ABC transporter permease — its product is MRSLLFAKRCTKEAVRDPINLFFGLVFPLVLLGLLSIINASIPAEANNTMFAIKNLAPGIAMFGTAFLALFSGMLLAKDRTSSFLMRLFTSPMTARDFIIGYTIPMIIIATMQAVITLVIACFIGLDFSVHILGAIVITTVTSLLFVGCGLFFGSLINERAVGGICGALLTNVAGWLSGVFVPVDLIGGGFKMVAEALPFYHSVAAIKGSTEGNWQVITPHLLIVLCYTTVIFTLAIYIFRRKMTGRNT